A genomic segment from Alkalilimnicola ehrlichii MLHE-1 encodes:
- the fdhF gene encoding formate dehydrogenase subunit alpha — MTRPASDTTRAITFTLDGETVTAGPGETLLQVARRQGQALPTLCHQPGYRPAGNCRACMVEIEGERVLAPACVRQPSPGMVVHSTSGRAARARRMVLELLQSDMPAAARTPDNELQQWCDRLGVDAPRFPARSQPAPDASHPAMSVRLDACIQCTRCLRACREEQANDVIGMAHRGDRTAVVFDLADPMGRSSCVACGECVQACPTGALLPAGDRPPEAPDRRVDSVCPWCGVGCLLTYELKGERILRVQGRPDGPANRGRLCVKGRFGQDYVRHPGRLTRPLIRRKDAPKTLPVDFDPGAPLRYFREADWEEALDRAADGLLRIRDRHGPRALAGFGSAKGSNEEAYLFQKLVRTGFGSNNVDHCTRLCHASSVAALMEGLGSGAVSNPVSDVAHCELILVIGANPTVNHPVAATFMKNAARAGKHLVVMDPRRTELAREADRFLQFRPDTDVALLNAMMHTIIEEGLTDEGFIAERTEGFEALRDRVMADYSPEAMAPVCGIPARTIREVARQYARSRSMIFWGMGVSQHVHGTDNARCLIALALMTGNLGREGTGLHPLRGQNNVQGASDAGLIPMFYPNYAPVGDPDTRRWFERFWGVAALDPEPGLTVVEVVDAIHAGGVRGMYILGENPAMSDPDLNHAREALARLDHLVVQDIFLTETAAFADVVLPASAFPEKSGSFTNTDRRVQIGRQALDPPGDARQDWWLIQAIARRMGLDWQYDGVAAVFEEMRRAMPAIRGITWTRLQREDSVTYPCDTEADPGQPVLFRDRFPRGRGRFVPAPFSRADELPDQAYPWVLITGRQLEHWHTGAMTRRSRVLDALEPAPTVCLHPEDLAALGASPGEAVTLHSRRGRLTAYARADDGLQRGEVFLPFAYVEAAANLLTNAALDPWGKIPEFKFCAVRISAGGQVPAARFGIAPTA; from the coding sequence ATGACCCGACCGGCGTCCGACACCACCCGGGCCATCACCTTCACCCTGGATGGCGAGACGGTCACCGCAGGCCCCGGCGAGACCCTGCTGCAGGTGGCCCGGCGTCAGGGTCAGGCCCTCCCCACCCTCTGCCACCAGCCCGGTTACCGCCCGGCGGGCAACTGCCGCGCCTGCATGGTGGAGATCGAGGGGGAACGGGTGCTGGCCCCCGCCTGCGTCCGCCAGCCCAGCCCCGGCATGGTGGTCCACAGCACCAGCGGGCGCGCCGCCCGGGCCCGGCGGATGGTGCTGGAGCTGTTGCAGTCGGACATGCCGGCGGCGGCCCGAACCCCCGACAACGAACTGCAGCAATGGTGTGACCGGCTGGGGGTGGACGCCCCCCGTTTCCCGGCGCGATCGCAGCCCGCGCCGGACGCCAGCCACCCGGCCATGAGCGTGCGCCTGGACGCCTGCATCCAGTGCACCCGCTGCCTGCGCGCCTGCCGCGAGGAGCAGGCCAACGACGTCATCGGCATGGCCCATCGCGGGGACCGCACCGCCGTGGTCTTCGACCTGGCCGACCCCATGGGGCGCTCCTCCTGCGTGGCCTGTGGCGAGTGCGTCCAGGCCTGCCCCACCGGCGCCCTGCTGCCGGCGGGCGACCGCCCCCCGGAAGCCCCCGACCGCCGGGTGGACTCCGTCTGCCCCTGGTGCGGTGTCGGCTGCCTGCTCACCTACGAATTGAAAGGGGAGCGCATCCTACGCGTGCAGGGCCGACCGGATGGCCCCGCCAACCGGGGCCGGCTCTGCGTCAAGGGCCGCTTCGGCCAGGACTACGTCCGCCACCCGGGCCGCCTGACCCGACCGCTGATCCGCCGCAAGGACGCCCCCAAGACCCTCCCGGTGGATTTCGACCCCGGTGCCCCGCTGCGCTACTTCCGGGAGGCGGACTGGGAGGAAGCCCTGGACCGGGCCGCCGACGGGCTGCTTCGCATCCGCGACCGCCACGGCCCCCGGGCGCTGGCCGGTTTCGGCTCGGCCAAGGGCTCCAACGAGGAGGCCTATCTCTTCCAGAAGCTGGTCCGCACCGGTTTCGGCAGCAACAACGTGGACCACTGCACCCGGCTCTGCCACGCCTCCTCGGTGGCCGCCCTGATGGAGGGGTTGGGCTCGGGGGCCGTCTCCAACCCGGTGAGCGACGTGGCCCACTGCGAGCTGATCCTGGTCATCGGCGCCAACCCCACGGTCAACCATCCGGTGGCGGCCACCTTCATGAAGAACGCAGCCCGGGCGGGCAAGCACCTGGTGGTGATGGACCCGCGCCGCACCGAGCTGGCGCGCGAGGCCGACCGGTTCCTGCAGTTCCGCCCGGACACCGACGTGGCCCTGCTCAACGCCATGATGCACACCATCATCGAGGAGGGGCTCACCGACGAGGGCTTCATCGCCGAGCGCACCGAGGGCTTCGAGGCCCTGCGCGATAGGGTGATGGCCGACTACAGCCCGGAGGCCATGGCCCCGGTCTGCGGCATCCCGGCCAGGACCATCCGCGAGGTGGCCCGCCAGTACGCCCGCTCCCGCTCGATGATCTTCTGGGGCATGGGCGTCTCCCAGCACGTGCACGGCACCGACAACGCCCGCTGCCTGATCGCCCTGGCGCTGATGACCGGCAACCTGGGCCGGGAGGGCACCGGGCTGCACCCCCTGCGGGGTCAGAACAACGTCCAGGGGGCCTCCGATGCGGGGCTGATCCCCATGTTCTACCCCAACTACGCCCCGGTGGGCGACCCCGACACCCGGCGCTGGTTCGAGCGTTTCTGGGGCGTGGCGGCCCTCGACCCGGAGCCCGGGCTCACCGTGGTGGAGGTGGTGGACGCCATCCACGCCGGGGGCGTTCGCGGCATGTACATCCTGGGCGAGAACCCGGCCATGTCCGACCCCGACCTGAACCACGCCCGGGAGGCCCTGGCCCGGCTGGACCACCTGGTGGTGCAGGACATCTTCCTCACCGAGACCGCCGCCTTCGCCGACGTGGTGCTGCCCGCCTCCGCCTTCCCGGAGAAGAGCGGCAGCTTCACCAACACCGACCGTCGGGTGCAGATCGGCCGCCAGGCCCTCGACCCGCCCGGCGACGCCCGCCAGGACTGGTGGCTGATCCAGGCCATCGCCCGGCGCATGGGCCTGGACTGGCAGTACGACGGCGTGGCCGCAGTGTTCGAGGAGATGCGCCGGGCCATGCCCGCCATCCGCGGCATCACCTGGACACGACTGCAACGGGAGGACTCGGTCACCTACCCCTGTGATACGGAGGCGGACCCGGGCCAGCCGGTGCTCTTCCGCGACCGCTTCCCCCGTGGCCGGGGCCGCTTCGTCCCCGCCCCCTTCAGCAGGGCGGACGAACTGCCCGACCAGGCCTACCCCTGGGTGCTGATCACCGGCCGCCAGCTCGAACACTGGCACACCGGTGCGATGACCCGGCGCTCCCGGGTACTGGATGCGCTGGAGCCGGCGCCCACCGTCTGCCTCCACCCGGAGGACCTGGCGGCACTGGGGGCGAGCCCCGGCGAGGCGGTGACCCTGCACTCCCGGCGCGGGCGGTTGACCGCCTACGCCCGGGCGGACGACGGCCTGCAGCGGGGCGAGGTCTTTCTGCCCTTCGCCTACGTGGAGGCCGCCGCCAACCTGCTCACCAACGCGGCCCTGGACCCCTGGGGCAAGATCCCGGAGTTCAAGTTCTGCGCGGTGCGGATCAGCGCCGGCGGCCAGGTACCGGCGGCCCGCTTCGGGATTGCGCCGACGGCCTGA
- a CDS encoding ring-cleaving dioxygenase: MQLKGIHHLTAVTADAPGNLAFYTGTLGMRLVKKTVNQDQTEAYHLFYADGEGSPGTDITFFDFPAPPERRGSQSICRTALRVAGEEALAWWQARLEAAGVPCGGIATRDGRRVIDFEDSEGQRLSLVDDGGEGEPARPWSASPVPLDYQIRGLGPITLSVREPEALDALLTGALGMREARRYRDDGVAVRVYAMGPGGAGAELHVAEEPGRAPAGPGAGGVHHVAFRVADEEYEAWARHLAEIRLPNSGPVDRFYFRSLYFREPNGILMELASDGPGFATDEPLEHLGESLALPPFLEPRREAIERRLKPL, from the coding sequence ATGCAACTGAAAGGCATTCACCATCTTACCGCCGTCACGGCGGACGCCCCGGGCAACCTGGCCTTCTACACCGGCACCCTGGGCATGCGGCTGGTCAAGAAGACGGTCAACCAGGACCAGACCGAGGCGTATCATCTGTTCTACGCCGACGGCGAGGGCTCGCCGGGTACCGACATCACCTTCTTCGATTTCCCCGCGCCCCCGGAGCGGCGGGGGAGCCAGAGCATCTGCCGCACTGCGCTGCGGGTGGCCGGCGAGGAGGCTCTGGCGTGGTGGCAGGCCCGCCTGGAGGCCGCCGGCGTCCCCTGCGGTGGGATCGCCACCCGCGACGGCCGCCGGGTTATCGACTTCGAGGACTCGGAAGGGCAGCGCCTGAGCCTGGTGGACGACGGTGGTGAGGGCGAGCCCGCCCGGCCCTGGTCCGCCAGCCCGGTACCCCTGGACTACCAGATCCGGGGCCTGGGCCCCATCACCCTCAGCGTCCGCGAGCCCGAGGCGCTGGACGCCCTGCTGACCGGTGCCCTGGGGATGCGGGAGGCGCGCCGCTACCGGGATGACGGGGTGGCGGTGCGGGTGTACGCCATGGGCCCCGGGGGCGCCGGCGCGGAGTTGCATGTCGCCGAGGAACCGGGCCGGGCCCCTGCCGGCCCGGGGGCCGGCGGGGTGCACCACGTGGCCTTCCGGGTGGCGGACGAGGAGTACGAGGCCTGGGCCCGCCACCTGGCCGAGATCCGCCTGCCCAACAGCGGCCCGGTGGACCGCTTCTACTTTCGCAGCCTCTATTTCCGGGAGCCCAACGGGATCCTCATGGAACTGGCCAGCGACGGGCCCGGGTTCGCGACGGATGAACCGCTGGAGCACCTGGGCGAATCCCTGGCGCTGCCGCCCTTCCTGGAGCCCCGGCGGGAGGCCATTGAACGCCGGCTGAAGCCCCTGTAA
- a CDS encoding NAD(P)H-dependent oxidoreductase subunit E, giving the protein MRAVSGGLPPTRDLLIEHLHCLQDHYGHLKAEHLVALAHELNLAPAEVYEVATFYHHFDVVHDNAAPPPPITVRVCDAIGCALSGADDLVQALEAGLGDGVRVQRVPCVGRCDQAPVAVVGCNPVGQASLATVQARIAQRALRPELPAGTVRYSAYRAAGGYRVLADCLSGRREPASVIDTLERAGLRGMGGAGFPAGRKWRTLRDQPAPRHVVVNIDEGEPGTFKDRHYLESDPHRFLEGALIAAWAIEADAIWLYLRDEYAAARALLRQCLAELQADPPGPLPAMHLRRGAGAYICGEESALIESIEGKRGLPRLRPPLVAQVGLFGHPTLAHNLETLHWVRDILAHGADWFADQGRHGRQGLRSYSVSGRVRHPGVHLAPAGITLRELIDEYCGGMAPGHELKAFFPGGASGGILPAAAADTPLDFDTLQAYDPHCFIGSAAVIVLSQQDSVREAALNAMRFFQHESCGQCTPCRVGTAKAAALMARPVWDAPLLEELADCMADASICGLGQAAPNPLRCVLKYFPEEVR; this is encoded by the coding sequence GTGCGGGCGGTATCCGGCGGCCTGCCCCCTACCCGGGACCTGCTCATCGAACACCTGCACTGCCTGCAGGACCACTACGGCCACCTCAAGGCCGAGCACCTGGTGGCATTGGCCCACGAACTAAACCTCGCCCCGGCCGAGGTTTATGAGGTGGCCACCTTCTACCACCACTTTGACGTGGTCCACGACAATGCGGCGCCACCACCGCCAATCACCGTCCGCGTCTGTGACGCCATCGGCTGCGCGCTCTCCGGCGCCGATGACCTGGTGCAGGCGTTGGAGGCCGGACTCGGGGACGGGGTGCGGGTCCAACGGGTGCCCTGCGTGGGCCGTTGCGACCAGGCCCCGGTGGCGGTGGTCGGGTGCAACCCGGTGGGGCAGGCATCGCTGGCGACGGTTCAGGCCCGGATCGCGCAACGGGCGCTGCGGCCCGAGCTGCCGGCAGGCACCGTCAGGTACAGCGCCTATCGCGCCGCCGGCGGCTACCGGGTCTTGGCCGATTGCCTGTCCGGTCGCCGTGAGCCCGCGTCTGTGATCGACACCCTGGAGCGGGCCGGCCTCCGGGGCATGGGCGGGGCCGGTTTCCCCGCCGGGCGCAAGTGGCGCACCCTACGCGACCAGCCCGCCCCCCGCCACGTGGTGGTGAACATCGACGAGGGGGAACCCGGCACCTTCAAGGACCGCCACTACCTGGAATCGGACCCCCACCGCTTCCTGGAGGGGGCCCTGATCGCCGCCTGGGCCATCGAGGCCGATGCGATCTGGCTCTACCTGCGGGACGAATACGCCGCCGCCAGGGCCCTGCTGCGCCAGTGTCTGGCCGAGCTGCAGGCCGATCCGCCCGGTCCCCTGCCCGCCATGCACCTGCGGCGCGGGGCCGGGGCCTACATCTGCGGCGAGGAGTCGGCCCTGATCGAGTCCATCGAGGGCAAGCGCGGCCTGCCCCGGCTCCGGCCGCCCCTGGTGGCCCAGGTGGGGCTCTTCGGCCACCCCACCCTGGCCCACAACCTGGAGACCCTGCACTGGGTGCGCGACATCCTGGCGCACGGCGCGGACTGGTTCGCCGACCAGGGCCGGCACGGGCGCCAGGGGCTGCGCAGCTACTCGGTGAGCGGCCGGGTGCGCCACCCCGGGGTCCACCTGGCGCCGGCCGGCATCACCCTGCGCGAGCTCATCGACGAGTACTGCGGCGGCATGGCCCCCGGGCACGAACTCAAGGCCTTCTTCCCCGGCGGGGCCTCCGGCGGCATCCTGCCGGCGGCCGCTGCTGACACCCCGCTGGACTTCGACACCCTGCAGGCCTACGACCCGCACTGCTTCATCGGCTCGGCGGCGGTCATCGTACTCTCCCAACAGGACAGCGTGCGCGAGGCCGCCCTCAACGCCATGCGCTTCTTCCAGCACGAGTCCTGCGGCCAGTGCACCCCCTGCCGGGTGGGCACCGCCAAGGCCGCCGCCCTAATGGCGCGGCCGGTCTGGGACGCGCCCCTGCTGGAGGAGCTGGCCGACTGCATGGCCGACGCCTCCATCTGCGGCTTGGGCCAGGCGGCGCCCAACCCGCTGCGCTGCGTGCTCAAGTATTTCCCGGAGGAGGTGCGCTGA
- the ggt gene encoding gamma-glutamyltransferase: MSEPLPPPAPMRRWRLRLLPAACALVALLMAANASGDVQPWVPEEKRSAQTEGAMAVTANPHATRAAHELLAAGGSAVDAAIAAQLVLTLVEPQSSGIGGGAFLLHHDAGTGETLAYDGRETAPAAADAGLFLQDGEPMDFREAVSGGLAVGVPGVVRLFEQAHARHGARPWAELFQPAIELAREGFEVSPRLNDILQREWAILDNEAARAYFHTDEGEPLPVGQRLRNPALADTLSRIAEAGAEAFYTGPIAEAIVDAVQGAAHNPGRLTLEDMAGYRAEVREPVCAPYAGHRVCSAPPPAGGFVVLQILGLLERAEAVHPPEDEADRAHLLAEASRLAYADRARFAADPDHEPVPVADLLDADYLDERAALIDPVRSMGEAEAGLALEPEQAAMPRRPARPSTSHLSIVDAQGNAVSMTSSVEMPFGSGLFVRGFILNNQLTDFAFEPEDGNGDPVANRVAPGKRPMSAMSPTLAFEDDALRLAVGSPGGPWIIGYTARHLALVLGEGAPLAEAVAAPNWNNRNGPTKLEAVEGSEALAGALRERGHEVSVRGMTSGVHAIFVDGDGVRHGAADPRREGTALGVAP; this comes from the coding sequence ATGAGTGAACCCTTGCCACCACCCGCCCCGATGCGCCGCTGGCGCCTCCGCCTGTTACCGGCGGCGTGTGCCCTGGTCGCCCTGTTGATGGCAGCCAACGCCAGCGGCGACGTCCAGCCCTGGGTACCGGAGGAGAAGCGCAGCGCCCAGACCGAGGGGGCCATGGCGGTGACCGCCAACCCCCACGCCACCCGGGCGGCCCATGAACTGCTCGCCGCCGGGGGCAGCGCGGTGGATGCCGCCATCGCCGCGCAGTTGGTGCTTACCCTGGTGGAGCCCCAGTCCAGCGGCATCGGTGGCGGCGCCTTCCTGCTCCATCACGACGCCGGGACCGGTGAGACCCTGGCCTACGACGGTCGCGAGACCGCGCCGGCGGCCGCTGACGCCGGGCTCTTCCTGCAGGATGGCGAGCCCATGGACTTCCGGGAGGCGGTCAGCGGCGGCCTCGCCGTGGGTGTCCCCGGCGTGGTGCGGCTGTTCGAGCAGGCCCATGCGCGGCACGGCGCCCGGCCCTGGGCGGAGCTGTTCCAACCGGCCATCGAGCTGGCCCGGGAAGGGTTCGAGGTCAGTCCCCGTCTGAACGACATCCTTCAGCGGGAGTGGGCCATCCTCGACAATGAGGCCGCCCGGGCCTATTTCCACACCGACGAGGGCGAGCCCCTGCCGGTGGGCCAACGCCTGCGCAACCCGGCACTGGCCGACACCCTGAGCCGGATCGCCGAGGCGGGGGCGGAGGCCTTTTACACCGGCCCCATCGCCGAGGCTATCGTCGACGCCGTGCAGGGGGCGGCCCACAACCCGGGCCGGTTGACCCTGGAGGATATGGCCGGCTACCGGGCGGAGGTGCGGGAGCCGGTCTGTGCGCCCTACGCCGGGCACCGGGTCTGCAGCGCCCCACCCCCCGCCGGCGGCTTCGTCGTGCTGCAGATCCTGGGGCTGCTGGAACGGGCCGAGGCCGTCCACCCGCCGGAGGATGAGGCCGATCGGGCGCACCTGCTGGCGGAGGCCTCGCGCCTGGCCTACGCGGACCGGGCCCGTTTCGCCGCCGATCCGGACCACGAGCCGGTGCCGGTGGCCGACCTGCTGGACGCCGACTACCTGGACGAACGGGCTGCCCTGATCGACCCGGTCCGGAGCATGGGCGAGGCGGAGGCCGGGTTAGCCCTGGAGCCGGAGCAGGCCGCCATGCCCCGGAGACCGGCGCGCCCCTCCACCTCCCACCTCTCCATCGTGGATGCCCAAGGCAATGCCGTGTCCATGACCTCGTCGGTGGAGATGCCCTTCGGCTCCGGGCTGTTCGTGCGCGGCTTTATCCTCAACAATCAGTTGACCGACTTCGCCTTCGAACCGGAGGACGGGAATGGCGACCCGGTGGCCAACCGGGTGGCCCCCGGCAAGCGCCCCATGAGCGCCATGTCGCCCACCCTGGCCTTCGAGGACGATGCCCTGCGCCTGGCCGTGGGCTCGCCGGGCGGCCCCTGGATCATCGGCTACACCGCCCGCCACCTGGCGCTGGTGCTGGGGGAGGGGGCGCCCCTGGCCGAGGCGGTGGCGGCACCCAACTGGAACAACCGCAACGGCCCCACCAAGCTGGAGGCGGTGGAGGGCAGCGAGGCGCTGGCCGGGGCTCTGCGCGAGCGCGGCCACGAGGTGTCGGTGCGGGGGATGACCAGCGGGGTGCACGCCATCTTCGTGGACGGTGACGGGGTGCGCCACGGGGCCGCCGACCCGAGGCGGGAGGGCACCGCCCTGGGCGTGGCGCCCTGA